One Amycolatopsis thermophila DNA segment encodes these proteins:
- a CDS encoding baeRF11 domain-containing protein, with amino-acid sequence MTLYTDIPTRSEIDSLWQDVAPAAVSIYLETTPASSGEAERIAYKNAVREALAQLGEVGKEDLAGLTEELAVLDDEGSEEFWRHQARSLAVFAGPSSLRSYRLPNRLKPAVVTGTRFFVKPLMRALTFPQAAFVLALAQGSVRLLEAVPDAPPREVRVPDMPSDVASAVGKSSIKDRAPVRRVQGTEGQKLRMAQFCRQVDSALRDVLPGGGVPLVLAATEPLEGIFRAHCRYPDLVPYGVPGNPEGRGDGELVAEAREVLDRWHADRLAEEKRTFADRSEQGRTSVDVAELALFATRGAVDTLFVDIDAAVPGSVDEFGEVTFAGDGPGSVVDEIARRAWLSGARILAVRHEDVPGGGDVAGTLRYAPTA; translated from the coding sequence ATGACGCTCTACACCGACATCCCGACCCGCTCCGAGATCGATTCGCTGTGGCAGGACGTGGCTCCGGCCGCGGTGTCGATCTACCTCGAGACCACGCCCGCGTCGTCGGGTGAGGCGGAGCGGATCGCCTACAAGAACGCGGTCCGGGAGGCGCTGGCGCAGCTCGGGGAGGTCGGCAAGGAGGACCTCGCGGGGCTGACCGAGGAGCTGGCCGTCCTGGACGACGAGGGTTCCGAGGAGTTCTGGCGGCACCAGGCCCGCAGCCTCGCCGTGTTCGCCGGGCCCTCGTCGCTGCGCAGTTACCGGCTGCCGAACCGGCTCAAGCCGGCCGTCGTCACCGGGACGCGGTTCTTCGTCAAGCCGCTGATGCGGGCGCTGACCTTCCCGCAGGCGGCGTTCGTGCTCGCGCTCGCGCAGGGGTCGGTCCGGCTGCTGGAGGCCGTGCCGGACGCGCCCCCGCGCGAGGTGCGGGTGCCGGACATGCCCTCCGACGTGGCCAGCGCCGTCGGCAAGTCGTCGATCAAGGACCGCGCCCCGGTCCGCCGCGTGCAGGGCACCGAAGGGCAGAAGCTGCGCATGGCGCAGTTCTGCCGCCAGGTCGACAGCGCGCTGCGCGATGTGCTGCCCGGGGGCGGGGTCCCGCTGGTGCTCGCGGCGACCGAGCCGCTGGAGGGCATCTTCCGCGCGCACTGCCGGTATCCGGACCTGGTGCCGTACGGCGTGCCCGGGAACCCGGAGGGCCGCGGCGACGGCGAGCTGGTCGCCGAAGCCCGCGAGGTCCTCGACCGCTGGCACGCCGACCGGCTGGCGGAGGAGAAGCGCACCTTCGCCGACCGCTCCGAACAGGGCCGCACTTCGGTCGATGTCGCCGAGCTGGCCCTGTTCGCCACCCGCGGTGCCGTGGACACGCTGTTCGTCGACATCGACGCCGCCGTCCCCGGCTCGGTGGACGAGTTCGGCGAGGTCACCTTCGCCGGCGACGGCCCGGGCAGCGTGGTGGACGAGATCGCGCGGCGCGCGTGGCTCTCCGGCGCCCGGATCCTGGCGGTCCGGCACGAGGACGTGCCCGGCGGTGGAGACGTCGCCGGAACGTTGCGCTACGCGCCGACCGCCTGA
- a CDS encoding ABC transporter ATP-binding protein, which produces MQTVRARGISKYFGDVVALDGVDLDVAPGQIHGLVGPNGAGKTTLLGLLLGLAAADEGTLEILGAPAPAAPGGVAGFVDGPGLYPSLTARQNLAALARLRGRDARTAGIDDVLGQVGLTDVADDRVRGFSLGMRQRLGLAAALLTAPRLLVLDEPSNGLDPAGKKHVHTVLHRLADEGTTVVLSSHRMDDLEALCAEVTILATGRVVFSGPLGKLAAESRELEYRLRTPDPDAARGIAAGTPGLHLCDDAARHAGDALVVRAPVPALDDLVARLVRAGIAVRELAPVVSPLEAAFLALTEHQESSR; this is translated from the coding sequence ATGCAGACCGTCCGGGCTCGCGGGATCAGCAAGTACTTCGGTGACGTCGTCGCGCTCGACGGGGTCGACCTGGACGTGGCCCCGGGACAGATCCACGGCCTCGTGGGCCCCAACGGGGCGGGCAAGACGACCTTGCTCGGCCTGCTGCTGGGCCTCGCCGCCGCCGACGAGGGCACCCTCGAGATCCTGGGCGCGCCGGCCCCGGCCGCGCCCGGCGGTGTCGCCGGGTTCGTCGACGGGCCCGGCCTCTACCCCTCGCTGACCGCGCGCCAGAACCTGGCCGCGCTGGCCCGTCTCCGCGGTCGCGACGCGCGCACGGCCGGCATCGACGACGTGCTCGGCCAGGTCGGGCTCACCGACGTCGCCGACGACCGGGTGCGCGGGTTCTCCCTCGGCATGCGCCAGCGGCTGGGCCTCGCCGCGGCGCTGCTCACCGCGCCCCGGCTGCTGGTGCTCGACGAGCCGTCGAACGGCCTCGACCCCGCCGGCAAGAAGCACGTCCACACCGTCCTGCACCGGCTGGCGGACGAGGGCACCACCGTGGTCCTGTCCAGCCACCGCATGGACGACCTCGAGGCGTTGTGCGCCGAGGTCACCATCCTCGCCACCGGGCGGGTCGTCTTCTCCGGCCCGCTGGGCAAACTCGCGGCCGAGAGCCGGGAACTGGAGTACCGGCTGCGCACCCCCGACCCGGACGCGGCGCGCGGGATCGCCGCCGGCACCCCCGGCCTCCACCTCTGCGACGACGCGGCACGGCACGCCGGCGACGCGCTCGTGGTGCGCGCCCCGGTGCCCGCCCTCGACGACCTGGTGGCCCGGCTCGTCCGCGCGGGCATCGCGGTGCGCGAGCTCGCCCCGGTCGTCTCGCCGCTGGAAGCCGCGTTCCTCGCCCTCACCGAGCACCAGGAGTCCAGCCGATGA